A genomic stretch from Pseudomonas sp. MUP55 includes:
- a CDS encoding ABC transporter permease: MNAITDNKPAMAPVKNRRRMPTELSIFLVLIGIGLVFELFGWIVRDQSFLMNSQRLVLMILQVSIIGLLAIGVTQVIITTGIDLSSGSVLALSAMIAASLAQTSDFSRAVFPSLTDLPVWIPVAMGLGVGLLAGAINGSIIAVTGIPPFIATLGMMVSARGLARYYTEGQPVSMLSDSYTAIGHGAMPVIIFLVVAVIFHIALRYTKYGKYTYAIGGNMQAARTSGINVKRHLIIVYSIAGLLAGLAGVVASARAATGQAGMGMSYELDAIAAAVIGGTSLAGGVGRITGTVIGALILGVMASGFTFVGVDAYIQDIIKGLIIVVAVVIDQYRNKRKLKR, from the coding sequence ATGAACGCAATAACAGACAACAAGCCGGCGATGGCACCGGTCAAGAACCGTCGACGCATGCCCACCGAGCTGAGCATCTTCCTGGTGCTGATCGGTATCGGCCTGGTGTTTGAACTGTTCGGCTGGATCGTGCGCGACCAGAGCTTTTTGATGAACTCCCAGCGCCTGGTGCTGATGATCCTGCAAGTATCGATCATCGGCCTGCTGGCCATCGGTGTGACCCAGGTGATCATCACCACCGGTATCGACCTGTCTTCCGGTTCGGTGCTGGCCTTGTCAGCGATGATCGCTGCGAGCCTGGCGCAGACCTCCGACTTTTCCCGGGCGGTGTTTCCGTCCCTGACCGACCTGCCGGTGTGGATCCCGGTGGCGATGGGCCTGGGCGTGGGGCTGCTGGCGGGGGCGATCAACGGCAGTATTATCGCGGTGACCGGGATTCCGCCGTTTATCGCGACCCTGGGCATGATGGTCTCGGCCCGTGGCCTGGCGCGTTACTACACCGAAGGCCAGCCGGTGAGCATGCTTTCGGATTCCTACACAGCCATCGGCCATGGCGCGATGCCGGTGATCATCTTTCTGGTGGTGGCGGTGATTTTCCATATCGCCCTGCGCTACACCAAGTACGGCAAGTACACCTACGCCATCGGCGGCAACATGCAGGCGGCGCGCACCTCGGGGATCAACGTCAAGCGCCACCTGATCATCGTCTACAGCATCGCCGGGCTGCTGGCAGGCCTGGCCGGCGTGGTGGCTTCGGCCCGTGCGGCGACCGGCCAGGCCGGCATGGGCATGTCCTACGAGCTGGACGCGATTGCCGCCGCGGTGATCGGCGGCACCAGCCTGGCGGGCGGGGTAGGGCGCATCACCGGCACCGTGATCGGCGCGCTGATCCTTGGCGTGATGGCCAGCGGGTTTACCTTTGTCGGCGTGGATGCGTATATCCAGGACATCATCAAGGGGCTGATCATCGTGGTGGCGGTGGTGATCGACCAATATCGCAACAAGCGCAAGCTCAAACGCTGA
- a CDS encoding Gfo/Idh/MocA family oxidoreductase, producing the protein MRIGLVGYGHGGRFFHAPLIATLAGATFVGVVTRSPERRQQLAADHPGLQAFDSIGQIVEAGVDALVISTTLKGRPALVLEAIEHGVAVVSDKPFAANAEQAQALITAAERQGTLLSVYQNRRWDSDYLTLRKLIDAGALGEITRFESRVERYAPQAVGNASGGGWLRDLGSHLVDQALQLFGPVDRVFAQLQWTAEHPTVDHGFFVALTHANGVVSHLWGSALQNSQAPRFRVSGTLGCYTVEGLDGQEEALMAGKTPKTEGEHWGAEEHRRWGWFEQGPERERVPSEKGCWTQFYRQLQSAVQGQGPLPVDAYDALETTRILDAARLSAERQQVVSTKIE; encoded by the coding sequence ATGCGAATCGGACTAGTCGGCTACGGCCATGGAGGGCGCTTTTTTCATGCGCCGCTGATTGCAACCTTGGCGGGTGCCACGTTTGTCGGCGTGGTCACGCGCTCCCCCGAGCGCCGCCAACAACTGGCCGCCGACCACCCAGGGCTGCAGGCCTTCGACAGCATCGGCCAGATCGTCGAGGCCGGCGTCGACGCCCTCGTCATCTCCACCACCCTCAAAGGCCGCCCGGCCCTGGTGCTTGAGGCCATCGAGCACGGCGTGGCGGTGGTCAGCGACAAGCCCTTCGCCGCCAACGCCGAGCAGGCCCAGGCCTTGATCACCGCCGCTGAACGTCAAGGCACCTTGCTCAGCGTGTACCAGAACCGGCGTTGGGACTCCGATTACCTGACCCTGCGCAAACTCATCGATGCCGGTGCCTTGGGCGAGATCACCCGCTTTGAATCCCGGGTCGAACGCTACGCCCCGCAGGCAGTCGGCAATGCCAGCGGCGGCGGTTGGCTGCGCGACCTGGGCAGCCATCTGGTGGACCAGGCCCTGCAGCTGTTCGGCCCGGTGGATCGGGTATTTGCGCAATTGCAATGGACTGCCGAGCATCCCACCGTCGATCACGGTTTTTTCGTCGCGCTGACCCACGCCAACGGGGTGGTTTCACACCTGTGGGGCAGTGCGCTGCAAAACAGCCAGGCGCCGCGCTTTCGCGTCAGCGGCACGCTGGGTTGTTACACCGTGGAAGGGCTGGATGGGCAGGAAGAGGCGCTGATGGCCGGCAAGACGCCGAAAACCGAAGGCGAGCACTGGGGCGCCGAAGAGCATCGACGCTGGGGCTGGTTCGAGCAAGGGCCGGAGCGCGAAAGGGTGCCGTCGGAAAAAGGCTGCTGGACGCAGTTCTATCGGCAGTTGCAAAGTGCCGTGCAAGGCCAGGGGCCGCTGCCGGTGGATGCCTATGACGCGTTGGAAACCACCCGTATATTGGACGCCGCGCGCCTGAGTGCCGAGCGCCAGCAGGTGGTTTCGACAAAAATAGAATAA
- a CDS encoding TraR/DksA family transcriptional regulator, whose product MTKEKLLAMPADDYMNAEQHAFFEKLLQDMKVEHHERIEQNRIAIESLDTPADPADAASVEEERTWLVNAIDRDQRMLPQLERALERIKEDSFGWCDDSGEPIGLKRLLISPTTKYCIEAQERHEQIDKHQRQA is encoded by the coding sequence ATGACAAAGGAAAAGTTGCTGGCCATGCCGGCGGATGACTACATGAATGCCGAACAGCACGCTTTTTTCGAGAAGTTGCTGCAAGACATGAAAGTGGAACACCACGAGCGCATTGAACAGAACCGTATCGCCATTGAAAGCCTGGACACCCCGGCCGACCCGGCCGACGCCGCTTCCGTGGAAGAAGAGCGCACCTGGCTGGTCAATGCCATCGACCGCGACCAGCGCATGTTGCCGCAGCTGGAGCGTGCCCTGGAACGCATCAAGGAAGATTCCTTTGGCTGGTGTGATGACAGCGGCGAGCCTATCGGCCTCAAGCGCCTGCTGATCAGCCCCACTACCAAATACTGCATCGAAGCCCAAGAGCGCCACGAGCAGATCGACAAGCACCAGCGTCAAGCCTGA
- a CDS encoding sugar ABC transporter ATP-binding protein — MLAHATVSQPPGIQPLARDEPYLLEILNISKGFPGVVALDDVQLRVRPGTVLALMGENGAGKSTLMKIIAGIYQPDAGEIRLRGKPVTFDTPLAAQKAGIAMIHQELNLMPHMSIAENIWIGREQLNSLHMVNHREMHRCTAELLARLRINLDPEEQVGNLSIAERQMVEIAKAVSYDSDILIMDEPTSAITEKEVAHLFSIIADLKSQGKGIVYITHKMNEVFAIADEVAVFRDGQYIGLQRADSMDSDSLISMMVGRELSQLFPVRETPIGELLLSVRDLSLDGVFKDVSFDLHAGEILGIAGLMGSGRTNVAEAIFGITPSSSGQITLDGQPVRISDPHMAIEKGFALLTEDRKLSGLFPCLSVLENMEMAVLPHYSGNGFIQQKALRALCEDMCKKLRVKTPSLEQCIDTLSGGNQQKALLARWLMTNPRLLILDEPTRGIDVGAKAEIYRLIAFLASEGMAVIMISSELPEVLGMSDRVMVMHEGELMGTLDRAEATQEKVMQLASGMTAVH; from the coding sequence ATGCTCGCTCACGCCACTGTCTCGCAGCCGCCGGGTATCCAGCCGCTGGCGCGGGACGAACCCTACCTGCTGGAAATTCTCAACATCAGCAAAGGCTTTCCCGGCGTCGTGGCCCTGGACGATGTGCAGTTGCGCGTGCGCCCCGGCACGGTGCTGGCGTTGATGGGCGAGAACGGTGCGGGCAAGTCGACGCTGATGAAAATCATCGCCGGCATCTATCAGCCCGATGCCGGCGAAATTCGCCTGCGTGGCAAGCCGGTCACCTTCGACACGCCGCTGGCGGCGCAGAAGGCCGGGATCGCGATGATCCACCAGGAACTCAACCTGATGCCGCATATGAGCATCGCCGAAAATATCTGGATCGGCCGTGAGCAGCTCAACAGCCTGCACATGGTCAACCACCGCGAAATGCACCGCTGCACCGCCGAGTTGCTGGCGCGCCTGCGCATCAACCTCGACCCGGAAGAACAGGTGGGCAACCTGAGCATCGCCGAGCGGCAGATGGTCGAGATTGCCAAGGCCGTGTCCTATGACTCCGACATCCTGATCATGGATGAACCGACGTCGGCGATTACCGAAAAGGAAGTCGCTCACCTGTTTTCGATCATTGCCGACCTCAAGTCCCAGGGCAAAGGCATCGTCTACATCACGCATAAAATGAACGAAGTGTTCGCCATTGCCGACGAAGTGGCGGTGTTTCGCGACGGCCAGTACATCGGCCTGCAACGTGCCGACAGCATGGACAGCGACAGCCTGATCTCGATGATGGTCGGCCGTGAACTGAGCCAGTTGTTCCCGGTGCGCGAGACGCCGATTGGCGAGTTGCTGCTGTCGGTGCGCGACTTGAGCCTGGACGGCGTGTTCAAGGACGTTTCGTTTGACCTGCACGCCGGTGAAATCCTCGGTATCGCCGGGCTCATGGGCTCGGGACGCACCAATGTGGCGGAAGCGATTTTCGGCATCACCCCAAGCAGCAGCGGGCAGATCACCCTCGACGGCCAGCCGGTGCGCATCAGCGACCCGCACATGGCCATCGAAAAGGGTTTCGCGCTGTTGACCGAGGACCGCAAGCTCAGTGGCCTGTTCCCCTGCCTGTCGGTGCTTGAAAACATGGAAATGGCCGTGCTGCCGCACTATTCGGGCAACGGTTTCATCCAGCAAAAGGCCTTGCGCGCCTTGTGCGAAGACATGTGCAAGAAGCTGCGGGTGAAAACCCCCTCGCTGGAACAGTGCATCGACACCCTGTCTGGCGGTAACCAACAGAAGGCGCTGCTGGCGCGCTGGCTGATGACCAACCCGCGCCTGTTGATCCTCGATGAGCCGACCCGCGGCATCGACGTGGGTGCCAAGGCCGAGATCTATCGCTTGATCGCCTTTCTCGCCAGCGAAGGCATGGCGGTGATCATGATTTCCTCGGAACTGCCCGAAGTGCTCGGCATGAGCGACCGGGTGATGGTGATGCACGAAGGCGAACTGATGGGCACCCTGGATCGTGCTGAGGCCACCCAGGAAAAAGTCATGCAACTGGCCTCCGGTATGACCGCGGTCCACTGA
- a CDS encoding Gfo/Idh/MocA family oxidoreductase produces MSLKLGVIGTGAIGRDHIRRCSQTLLNSQVVAVTDINLEQAAKVVADLKLDAEVYPDGHALINSPQVQAVLVTSWGPSHEEFVLAAIAAGKPVFCEKPLAVTAEGCRKIVEAEVAYGKRLVQVGFMRPYDEGYRALKAVIDSGQIGEPLMLHCAHRNPTVGENYKTDMAITDTLIHELDVLRWLLNDDYVSVQVVFPRKTSKALAHLRDPQIVLLETAKGTRIDVEVFVNCQYGYDIQCEVVGESGIAKLPEPSQVQLRSEAKLSNAILMDWKDRFIGAYDVELQAFIDSVRAGQVGGPSAWDGFAAAVAADACIEAQGSGQIVKVSLPDRPHFYG; encoded by the coding sequence ATGTCGTTGAAGCTTGGAGTGATCGGTACCGGTGCCATCGGCCGTGACCATATTCGTCGTTGCAGCCAGACCCTGCTCAACAGCCAGGTGGTGGCGGTCACCGATATCAACCTTGAGCAGGCCGCCAAGGTGGTGGCTGACCTGAAGCTGGACGCCGAGGTGTACCCGGACGGCCACGCGCTGATCAATTCGCCGCAGGTGCAGGCGGTGCTGGTGACCTCGTGGGGGCCGAGTCACGAAGAGTTCGTGCTTGCCGCCATCGCGGCCGGTAAACCGGTGTTCTGCGAGAAACCTCTGGCGGTGACCGCCGAAGGCTGCCGCAAAATCGTCGAAGCCGAAGTCGCCTACGGCAAGCGCCTGGTACAGGTCGGCTTCATGCGCCCGTACGACGAAGGTTATCGCGCACTCAAGGCCGTGATCGACAGCGGCCAGATCGGCGAGCCGCTGATGCTGCACTGCGCCCATCGCAACCCGACGGTGGGTGAGAACTACAAGACCGACATGGCGATTACCGACACCCTGATCCACGAACTGGACGTACTGCGCTGGTTGCTCAACGACGACTACGTCTCCGTGCAGGTGGTGTTCCCGCGCAAGACCAGCAAGGCCCTGGCCCACCTGCGCGACCCGCAGATCGTGCTGCTGGAGACCGCCAAGGGCACGCGCATCGACGTGGAGGTGTTCGTCAACTGCCAATACGGCTACGACATTCAGTGCGAAGTGGTGGGGGAGAGTGGCATCGCCAAGTTGCCGGAGCCTTCCCAGGTGCAGCTGCGCAGTGAAGCGAAGTTGTCGAACGCGATTCTGATGGATTGGAAGGATCGGTTTATCGGCGCGTATGACGTGGAGTTGCAGGCGTTCATTGACAGCGTGCGCGCCGGGCAAGTGGGCGGGCCGTCGGCGTGGGACGGGTTTGCGGCGGCGGTGGCGGCGGATGCCTGTATTGAAGCGCAGGGCAGTGGGCAGATTGTAAAAGTCAGCTTGCCGGATCGCCCGCATTTCTATGGCTGA
- a CDS encoding TonB-dependent receptor — translation MKHIPLLAGLFGCLPVCAPAIELAPTTIDGEQTADPGLALDQSSGVASRLGLSMRETPASVAIASRNDIERRGAKTFRDAANTLPGVNASAPPGFGGFVSYRGFTSSQITQMFNGINVATGLARPVDAWIYDRVELMGGPSSLINGAGSVGGSLNYVTKLASRDEQAAEGQLTYGSYDTAGMAIGLNHALTEPGAQVQHYARLDVSRNTQHSYIDRDQREAWSLAFSLLSDLTPDLSHTLALEYQDEHEDSPYWGTPVLNPKAGELKIDKHNRFNNYNVSDGRYEQRTLWARSIIDYRINDSTRLKNTLYHLDSQRDYRNLETYQYNADNSAVNRSTAYQVRHQGEQNGNQFELRHEDTAFGLATTWSGGFEYKVNSTTNSPLNVPGNSAVDPNGYNPGHFYDIPGTRPGFIEDKTNAVTTKALFMENRLGLTDTLSLLSGLRYDAIDLDVTNHRTITAANPRHFKRRWEPVTGRVGLTYQFIPSANVYVQYSTAAEQPSTTTQVLDVSTGKQWEIGSKFDYLDRLGAATLAAYRIERKDFAVTDPQDPTRSIPVGAQSSRGIELASSLRITPRLLAEGNFAWVDAQYDDFNEKTASGAVVSRKGNTPTNVPKRVGNLWLTYDFSEDWQGGVDARYVAQVYADNANTQTVPAYTLLGTFLRYKWDTQTSITGRVRNLTNEVYAEFAHVSPAYYLGSPRTFELAVQTGF, via the coding sequence ATGAAACATATTCCCCTGCTGGCGGGCCTGTTCGGCTGCCTGCCTGTCTGCGCCCCAGCCATTGAGCTGGCCCCGACCACCATTGACGGCGAGCAAACCGCTGATCCCGGCCTGGCCCTGGATCAATCCAGCGGTGTGGCGTCGCGATTGGGATTGAGCATGCGCGAAACCCCGGCGTCGGTGGCCATCGCTTCGCGCAACGACATCGAGCGCCGTGGCGCCAAGACCTTCCGCGACGCCGCCAATACCCTGCCCGGCGTCAACGCCAGCGCGCCGCCAGGCTTTGGAGGCTTTGTCTCATACCGCGGATTCACCAGCAGCCAGATCACCCAGATGTTCAACGGCATCAATGTCGCCACAGGCCTGGCGCGGCCAGTGGATGCGTGGATCTACGACCGTGTCGAACTGATGGGCGGCCCCTCCTCCCTGATCAATGGCGCAGGCTCCGTAGGCGGCTCGCTGAACTACGTGACCAAACTGGCCAGCCGTGACGAGCAGGCCGCCGAAGGCCAGCTGACGTACGGCAGCTATGACACCGCCGGCATGGCTATTGGCCTTAACCATGCGCTGACGGAGCCCGGGGCACAAGTGCAGCATTACGCGCGCCTGGATGTGAGCCGCAACACGCAGCACAGCTACATCGACCGCGACCAGCGCGAAGCCTGGAGCCTAGCGTTTTCCCTGCTCAGCGACCTGACCCCGGACCTGTCCCATACCCTGGCGCTGGAATATCAGGACGAGCACGAAGACAGCCCCTACTGGGGCACCCCGGTGCTCAATCCCAAGGCGGGCGAGCTGAAGATCGACAAGCACAACCGCTTCAACAACTACAACGTCTCAGATGGGCGCTACGAGCAGCGCACGCTTTGGGCCCGCTCGATCATCGACTACCGGATCAACGACAGCACCCGCCTGAAAAACACCCTCTACCACCTCGACAGCCAGCGCGACTACCGCAACCTGGAGACTTACCAGTACAACGCCGACAACAGCGCGGTGAACCGCTCGACCGCCTATCAGGTGCGGCATCAGGGCGAGCAGAACGGCAACCAGTTCGAGCTGCGCCATGAGGACACTGCCTTCGGCTTGGCCACCACCTGGTCCGGTGGCTTCGAATACAAGGTCAACAGCACCACCAACAGCCCCTTGAACGTGCCGGGCAACAGTGCGGTAGACCCGAACGGCTACAACCCAGGCCACTTCTACGACATTCCCGGCACTCGCCCAGGCTTTATCGAAGACAAGACCAATGCAGTGACGACCAAGGCGCTGTTCATGGAAAACCGCCTGGGCTTGACTGACACGTTGTCGCTGCTGTCCGGCCTGCGCTATGACGCCATCGACCTTGACGTCACCAACCACCGAACGATAACCGCCGCCAACCCACGGCATTTCAAGCGCCGTTGGGAACCGGTGACCGGGCGCGTGGGCTTGACCTACCAGTTCATTCCATCGGCCAACGTCTACGTGCAATACAGCACCGCTGCCGAGCAGCCGAGCACCACGACCCAAGTATTGGACGTGTCGACTGGCAAACAGTGGGAAATCGGCAGCAAGTTCGACTACCTGGATCGTCTTGGCGCCGCCACGCTTGCTGCTTACAGGATCGAGCGCAAGGATTTCGCCGTGACCGACCCACAGGATCCGACCCGCAGCATTCCCGTGGGTGCGCAGTCTTCCAGGGGCATCGAACTGGCCAGTTCGCTGCGCATAACCCCCAGACTGCTGGCTGAGGGAAACTTCGCCTGGGTGGATGCGCAATACGATGACTTCAACGAGAAAACCGCCAGCGGTGCCGTGGTGTCGCGCAAGGGCAATACGCCGACTAACGTACCCAAGCGCGTAGGCAACCTGTGGCTGACGTACGACTTTTCCGAGGACTGGCAAGGCGGCGTGGATGCGCGCTACGTCGCCCAGGTATATGCCGACAACGCCAATACCCAGACGGTGCCGGCGTACACGTTGCTGGGTACGTTCCTGCGCTACAAATGGGATACGCAGACCTCGATAACCGGCCGGGTCCGTAACTTGACCAACGAGGTGTACGCCGAGTTTGCCCACGTATCGCCGGCCTATTATCTGGGCTCCCCGCGAACCTTTGAGTTAGCGGTGCAGACGGGCTTCTAG
- a CDS encoding ABC transporter substrate-binding protein → MKGWRTLLAASLTALGLSTASLPASAAQAPVHFADLNWESGSLITEVLRFIVEKGYDLPTDTLPGTTITLETALAKNDIQVIGEEWAGRSPVWVKAEAEGKVVGLGDTVKGATEGWWVPEYVVKGDPSKNIKPLAPDLKSVNDLARYKDVFKDPESPGKGRFLNSPIGWTSEVVNKQKLKAYGLDDSYLNFRSGSGAALDAEIASSIRRGKPVLFYYWSPTPLMGRYKLIQLEEPPFDAEAWKTLTDADNPNPKPTRSLASKLSIGVSTPFQKEHPQIAQFFEKVEFPIEPLNKALATMSEHHTPPREVAQAFLKEHPEVWKAWLTDDVAGKVEASLK, encoded by the coding sequence ATGAAAGGATGGAGAACACTGCTGGCGGCATCGCTGACGGCCCTCGGGCTGTCAACGGCGTCGTTGCCGGCGTCGGCAGCACAGGCGCCGGTGCACTTTGCCGACCTGAACTGGGAAAGTGGCAGCCTGATCACCGAGGTGCTGCGGTTCATTGTCGAGAAGGGCTACGACTTGCCCACCGACACCTTGCCCGGCACCACCATCACCCTGGAAACCGCCCTGGCCAAGAACGATATTCAGGTGATCGGTGAAGAGTGGGCGGGCCGCAGCCCGGTCTGGGTCAAGGCCGAGGCTGAAGGCAAGGTGGTGGGCCTGGGCGATACGGTCAAGGGTGCCACCGAAGGCTGGTGGGTGCCGGAGTACGTGGTCAAGGGTGACCCAAGCAAGAATATCAAGCCGCTGGCCCCTGACTTGAAAAGCGTAAATGACCTGGCGCGCTATAAGGATGTGTTCAAAGACCCGGAATCCCCAGGCAAGGGGCGCTTCCTCAACAGCCCCATCGGCTGGACCTCGGAAGTGGTCAACAAGCAAAAGCTCAAGGCGTATGGCCTGGACGACAGCTACCTGAACTTCCGCAGCGGCTCGGGGGCAGCACTGGATGCCGAGATTGCGTCTTCGATCCGCCGAGGCAAGCCGGTGCTGTTCTACTACTGGTCGCCCACGCCGTTGATGGGCCGCTATAAGTTGATTCAGCTCGAAGAACCGCCGTTCGATGCCGAGGCCTGGAAGACCCTGACGGATGCGGACAATCCGAACCCCAAACCGACGCGGTCTTTGGCTTCCAAGTTGAGCATCGGGGTATCCACGCCGTTCCAGAAGGAGCATCCGCAGATTGCCCAGTTCTTCGAGAAGGTCGAGTTTCCCATCGAACCGCTGAACAAGGCATTGGCGACGATGAGCGAGCATCACACCCCACCCAGGGAAGTCGCCCAGGCGTTCCTCAAGGAGCATCCTGAAGTGTGGAAGGCGTGGTTGACGGACGATGTGGCCGGTAAGGTCGAGGCAAGCCTCAAGTAG
- a CDS encoding methyl-accepting chemotaxis protein, with translation MIGTEHVTSQLSRQALGAAGQAHQRSSEGREVLVQSITRMHQLSQRADASRELIEALSQRSEEIQRVTLVIQSIASQTNLLALNAAIEAARAGEHGCGFAVVADEVRGLAGRTATATDEVGVMVADIQQRTAQVVEQIRQLSADLHTGVEQVEHAGEHLASIASLAADVEQQVNEIAQGTDTNRTQLDSLFHAVEQMRSDLTVSDQQTRQLADAAVQMEGQAEIISERLAQVGLDDYHQRIYDLAREGARRIGEQFETDVLHNRISQEDLFDRSYTLIPNTSPSKYKTRFDAYTDQVLPAIQEALLPRHEGLVFAIACTPQGYVPTHNKAFSHALTGDAGVDAVQNRTKRKFDDRTGLRCGSHQQAMLLQTYTRDTGELMHDLSVPIMVQGRHWGGLRLGYKPQGATPKA, from the coding sequence ATGATCGGCACCGAACACGTCACTTCTCAGCTCAGCCGCCAGGCCTTGGGCGCCGCCGGCCAGGCCCACCAGCGCAGCAGCGAGGGCCGTGAAGTGCTGGTGCAGTCGATCACGCGCATGCATCAGCTCAGCCAGCGCGCCGATGCCAGCCGCGAGCTGATCGAGGCATTGAGCCAGCGCAGCGAGGAAATCCAGCGCGTGACGCTGGTGATCCAGTCTATCGCCAGCCAGACCAACCTGCTCGCGCTGAACGCGGCGATCGAGGCGGCGCGGGCCGGGGAACATGGATGCGGGTTTGCCGTGGTCGCCGATGAAGTGCGCGGCCTCGCGGGTCGCACTGCCACGGCCACCGATGAGGTAGGGGTGATGGTCGCCGATATCCAGCAGCGCACGGCCCAGGTGGTGGAGCAGATTCGCCAGCTGTCGGCGGACCTGCACACCGGCGTCGAACAGGTGGAACATGCCGGCGAACACCTGGCGAGCATCGCCAGCCTGGCGGCGGACGTGGAACAGCAGGTCAATGAAATCGCCCAGGGCACCGACACCAACCGCACGCAACTCGACAGCCTGTTCCACGCCGTGGAGCAAATGCGCAGCGACCTGACGGTCAGCGACCAGCAAACCCGGCAGCTCGCCGACGCGGCGGTGCAAATGGAAGGGCAGGCCGAAATCATCAGCGAGCGCCTGGCGCAAGTCGGCCTGGATGACTATCACCAGCGTATCTACGACCTGGCCCGCGAAGGCGCCCGGCGCATTGGCGAACAGTTCGAGACGGATGTACTGCACAACCGGATCAGCCAGGAGGATCTGTTCGACCGCAGTTACACGCTGATTCCGAATACGAGCCCGAGCAAGTACAAGACGCGTTTTGACGCGTACACCGATCAGGTGCTGCCCGCCATTCAGGAAGCTTTGTTGCCGCGCCACGAAGGCCTGGTGTTTGCCATCGCCTGTACCCCGCAGGGCTATGTACCCACGCACAACAAAGCGTTTTCCCACGCCTTGACCGGAGATGCCGGGGTGGACGCAGTGCAAAACCGTACCAAGCGCAAGTTTGACGACCGCACCGGCCTGCGTTGCGGCAGCCATCAACAAGCCATGTTGCTGCAGACCTACACCCGCGACACCGGCGAGCTGATGCACGATTTGTCGGTGCCGATCATGGTGCAGGGGCGACATTGGGGTGGCTTGCGCCTGGGCTACAAGCCGCAGGGGGCCACGCCCAAAGCCTAG
- a CDS encoding DUF2789 domain-containing protein, translating into MDTTTPTLETLFEQLGLDSTQEGIERFTAEHRLPDEVKLVDAPFWSEQQASFLREQLHVDAEWAPAVDDLNALLHESPTV; encoded by the coding sequence ATGGACACCACCACCCCGACACTTGAAACCCTGTTCGAACAATTGGGCCTGGATTCCACTCAGGAAGGCATCGAACGCTTCACCGCCGAGCACCGTCTGCCGGACGAGGTAAAGCTTGTCGATGCGCCGTTCTGGAGCGAGCAACAGGCCAGTTTCCTCCGAGAACAATTGCACGTCGATGCCGAATGGGCGCCTGCGGTCGATGACCTCAACGCGCTGCTGCACGAGTCTCCAACCGTTTGA
- a CDS encoding sugar ABC transporter substrate-binding protein — MKTPIRFTALALSMLLASGVASAADIKVGVSMSAFDDTFLTYLREDMDKQAKSYPKGDGVQLQFEDARADVVKQLSQVENFISQKVDAIIVNPVDTASTANIIKAATAAKIPLVFVNRRPDQKDLPKDVVAVTSDDVEAGKLQMQYIAEKLGGKGKIVILLGDLANNSTTNRTKGVKEVLANYPGIKIEQEQTGSWLRDKGMTLVNDWLTQGREFNAVLANNDEMAIGASMALKSAGTKPGTVLIAGVDGTPDGLNAITKGDMAASAFQDAKGQAVGSVEAARKMARNEAVEQNVVIPFKLITPDNVKDFK, encoded by the coding sequence ATGAAGACCCCGATCCGTTTTACCGCGCTGGCCCTGTCAATGCTCCTCGCCAGTGGCGTGGCCAGCGCTGCTGACATCAAGGTGGGCGTGAGCATGTCCGCCTTCGATGACACCTTTCTGACCTACCTGCGCGAAGACATGGACAAGCAGGCCAAGTCCTATCCCAAGGGCGACGGCGTGCAACTGCAGTTCGAAGACGCCCGCGCCGATGTGGTGAAGCAATTAAGCCAGGTCGAAAACTTTATCAGCCAGAAAGTCGACGCCATCATCGTCAACCCGGTGGACACCGCCTCCACCGCCAACATCATCAAGGCCGCCACTGCCGCGAAGATTCCGCTGGTGTTCGTCAACCGTCGTCCCGACCAGAAAGACTTGCCCAAGGATGTTGTCGCTGTGACTTCCGACGACGTGGAAGCCGGCAAGCTGCAAATGCAATACATCGCCGAAAAACTCGGCGGCAAGGGCAAGATCGTGATCCTGCTGGGCGACCTGGCGAACAACTCCACCACCAACCGCACCAAGGGCGTGAAGGAAGTCTTGGCCAACTACCCGGGCATCAAGATCGAACAGGAACAGACCGGCAGCTGGTTGCGCGACAAGGGCATGACCCTGGTCAATGACTGGCTGACCCAGGGCCGCGAGTTCAATGCCGTGCTGGCCAACAACGACGAGATGGCGATCGGCGCGTCCATGGCGCTGAAGTCGGCGGGCACCAAGCCCGGCACGGTGTTGATCGCCGGGGTTGACGGTACGCCGGACGGCCTCAACGCGATCACCAAGGGCGACATGGCCGCCTCGGCGTTCCAGGACGCCAAGGGCCAGGCCGTGGGCTCAGTGGAAGCGGCGCGCAAGATGGCCAGGAACGAGGCGGTGGAGCAGAACGTGGTGATCCCGTTCAAGCTGATCACCCCGGACAACGTCAAAGACTTCAAGTAG